In Cicer arietinum cultivar CDC Frontier isolate Library 1 chromosome 7, Cicar.CDCFrontier_v2.0, whole genome shotgun sequence, a single window of DNA contains:
- the LOC101513839 gene encoding probable WRKY transcription factor 11 produces MMVDSTMIQKMRMEEQIAIQEAASAGLKSMEHLIRVIASQIPSSSSSSSSSSNHRNKLDLVNNLDCTEITDFTVSKFKQVINLLNRTGHARFRRAPSSKPQLQPEKLNPQTQSTNLDFAKPNQVVRSNPNPKPKSTDLSVSQFSKSKETYSVSTTTSSFLSTITGDGSVSDGKIGPIISSGKPPLASTHRKRCHDAISSGKVSSSGQCHCSKRRKSRVKRTIRVPAISSRVADIPADEFSWRKYGQKPIKGSPYPRGYYRCSSVKDCPARKHVERAQDDPNMLVVTYDGEHQHPQTGGTSGGFTSQPN; encoded by the exons ATGATGGTTGATTCCACAATGATTCAAAAGATGAGAATGGAAGAACAGATAGCTATACAAGAAGCTGCTTCTGCTGGGTTGAAAAGCATGGAGCATCTAATTCGTGTTATCGCTTCTCAAATCCCTTCTTCTTcgtcttcatcttcatcttcttcaaatcaCCGTAACAAACTCGATCTGGTGAATAATCTTGACTGCACAGAAATAACTGATTTCACTGTCTCGAAGTTCAAACAGGTTATTAACTTGTTAAATCGTACTGGTCACGCTCGATTTCGTCGCGCACCTTCTTCAAAACCTCAACTTCAACCAGAGAAATTAAACCCTCAAACACAGTCAACGAATCTTGATTTTGCAAAGCCAAATCAAGTAGTTAGGTCAAATCCAAATCCCAAACCTAAATCTACAGATTTATCTGTTTCTCAATTCTCTAAATCGAAGGAAACCTATAGCGTCTCCACCACCACTTCTTCCTTCCTCTCCACCATCACCGGAGACGGAAGCGTTTCCGACGGTAAAATAGGACCTATTATTTCCTCCGGTAAGCCTCCACTCGCTTCAACTCACCGGAAAAGGTGTCACGATGCAATTTCTTCCGGTAAAGTATCGTCCTCCGGCCAGTGTCATTGCTCCAAGAGAAg GAAATCGCGTGTGAAAAGAACAATTCGAGTGCCGGCGATAAGTTCAAGAGTCGCTGATATTCCAGCAGATGAATTTTCATGGAGAAAATACGGTCAAAAGCCAATCAAAGGTTCACCGTATCCACG TGGTTACTATAGATGCAGTAGCGTGAAAGATTGTCCGGCGAGAAAGCATGTAGAAAGGGCACAAGACGATCCCAATATGCTTGTTGTAACCTACGACGGAGAGCATCAACACCCGCAAACCGGCGGAACCAGCGGCGGCTTCACATCTCAGCCTAATTAA